aaaaattgaattaaagaaaaactaaaagcaataaagtaaattattagGATATtcggaatatatttttaacaaatttgttaCTTGTGACGAGTTTACGATAGATTTgcggatatataaacttataaattatttaaaataaatgatactcATTTGATTCAAGTTTATCTTAAGTAAATCTTACTTGTTTCAAGTAAATGAGTGTATTTATCAAAGAGATATACTTTGCAAAGataattacttaaaagaagGGAAAAATGAGAAACTGCTTTTCTTAGTATGAGTAAATTTTCCTGTGTGTATACAtcagtacatttttttaacataaaaacttttcaaaCTATTCGAAAGATGATGCATCGTATATACgattcaaaattgcaatttttttataagctcAAGTTCATTCGGATCTGCGAAACAGATGTTCAACGGCTTAACACCGCTTTGCCAGTTTTCGTAAAAGCCAAGAAATCAGTCGccgtattttattttcgatGTTGGACTTTACGCGAGTAATTCTACACCGCCACTCACACCGTGATCTATTTCTGATACAGCCATTTTTAAGGCATCCAGAAAACGTTTACGATGCGTTTCACGTGCACGCGACCTGCGTGGGAACGTATTCAGAAGTAAATTGATACAATGAGAGAATAGGCGGTGTGTTAATCGTGTTGTCGCCTGTGAAAAAGCTGGCTTTGTATCTCTActctaattatattaaatcttttagcCACGTAACAAGGAACAAGAAGCCGAGGTCCTCGCTTGGATCGAAGCTGTGTTGGGCGAGAAACTTCCATCAGGAAATTACGACGACATTTTGAAGGATGGTGTGATCCTTTGCAATCTAATCAATAAACTTGCGCCCGGTTCGGTCAAGAAGATTCAAACTAAGGGCACCAATTTCCAGCTTATGGAAAACATTCAAAGGTGAGCGAAAGcgaacaatttttctttatcgtaCTTCACTtagtgatttttatatattgtataaaaatcagcatattatattactgTTGTTAATAGATTTCAGGCGGCGATCAAAAACTACGGTGTCCCGCAAGAGGAAATTTTCCAGACTGCGGATCTCTTTGAAAAACGTAATATCCCGCAAGTCACCCTCTGCTTGTACGCTCTGGGAAGACTCGTGagtaatttacaataataatttgacttatcaattatttataaaatcgtaattacatattacgagatatttaaatatatttttataatacatgatataaaagataaaaaaaaactttaatggaacagatttttatatctaatttttcagaaaatattccttttttttaaatttagaatactAGAAGAATAGTTGAAAATACTCTTTGTTGaagtacagaaaataataAGGAAAGAATTGAAATCTTCcgtttgatttatataaagtcAGCACTTTAAGTCACAATTGCtataactttgattattaagtatttatgaAGTTCAATTgggataaatgtttttataacagACGCAGAAACATAATTGGACCGGACCAAGTTTAGGACCAAAAATGGCAGAGGAGAACAAGAGAACTTTCACCGAGGATCAGCTTCGTGCTAGCGAGGGTCAATTGAATCTTCAGATGGGATATAATAAAGGTGCCAGCCAAGCTGGTCACGGTGGCTTCGGCAATACTCgacatatgtaaattttttttatagaaatgaaTTGACATACAACTGTATCACATACATCTACAATGATTGGTTAAACTATCGAACACGAAGTGTATGATACAATAAAATCATTGAAATAAGTCGCATTTTTAACCGCGCATAATGTGTGTGagggaataaaaatattacgcttt
This genomic stretch from Monomorium pharaonis isolate MP-MQ-018 chromosome 4, ASM1337386v2, whole genome shotgun sequence harbors:
- the LOC105829522 gene encoding muscle-specific protein 20, producing MPPRNKEQEAEVLAWIEAVLGEKLPSGNYDDILKDGVILCNLINKLAPGSVKKIQTKGTNFQLMENIQRFQAAIKNYGVPQEEIFQTADLFEKRNIPQVTLCLYALGRLTQKHNWTGPSLGPKMAEENKRTFTEDQLRASEGQLNLQMGYNKGASQAGHGGFGNTRHM